CTACGAACTCAACGGCCTGTTCGCCGAACTGCTGACCGCTCTGGGCTATCGGTGCGCACTGCTGGCCGCCCGCGTGCACGGCGAGACGGGCTACGGTCCGCTCTTCGACCATCTGGCCCTGGCGGTCACCTGCCAGGACGGCACCGACTGGCTCGTCGACGTCGGCTTCGGACGGCACACCGATCACCCGCTCCGTCTCGACGTCCGCACCGAGCAGAGCGATCCGACCGGGGTCTACCGGATCGCCGAACACCACCAGGCCCACGCCGACGACCTGGTGGTGCTCAAGGGCGACGTGCCGCAGTACCTCCTGGAGACACGACCGCGCACCTTGGGCGACTTCGAGCTCGGATGCTGGTGGAATCAGACCTCGCCGCAGTCCCACTTCACCCGCAACACCGTCTGCACCCTGCGCACCGC
This genomic interval from Streptacidiphilus rugosus AM-16 contains the following:
- a CDS encoding arylamine N-acetyltransferase family protein, which encodes MPLTDAQVTAYLDRIRAPRPAAADPDALRALHLDHLRAVPFENLSIHLKEPVVLTPEALFEKVVVRRRGGFCYELNGLFAELLTALGYRCALLAARVHGETGYGPLFDHLALAVTCQDGTDWLVDVGFGRHTDHPLRLDVRTEQSDPTGVYRIAEHHQAHADDLVVLKGDVPQYLLETRPRTLGDFELGCWWNQTSPQSHFTRNTVCTLRTATGRVTLSSRTLIETDDGGERRQHEVKPQELADTYAELFGFELDPAAVAAL